The Nitrospirota bacterium nucleotide sequence GCCACCTTTTCCAAGCCCACGGGCCCAGAGGGCTTCCACTTCCTGCAGGAAGCCGAATGTCCTGGCGTCCGCGATCTCGCGTTCGAAGGCATGGACCGAGTGCTCATAGGCATAGGTCTGCGTCTGGATCAACGGATGATTGTAATGAATAGAATAGGTAATTTTCGTGGTCGAAGATGGCTCGATACGAACCCGTCGATTTCCATCTACGACCTCAAGGGGCCGTGTGATTTTCAGATAGGGTTGCCGTTGGCTCTGAGTAGCAATGCCGGCTGAGCGAATGAGGCGAACGAAGGGACCTGCACTTCCGTCCATGACGGGGGCTTCGGCGGCATCAACCTCTACGTATACGTTATCGATGTCGAGTCCGGTTAATGCGGCTAGAATATGTTCAATCGTCTTGACTTGAAATCCGTTACCGCTGATTGCCGTGCAGAGTTCCGTTGCTACCAAATGTTCAACGGAGGCAGCAAGAGAGGCTCCGCCTTTTCCGCTTCGGTTTACGAATACTACGCCGGTATCCGCTGGAGCTGGTCTGAGCGTAAGAGTGACGGGCTGTCCTGAATGGAGCCCAACCCCTGAACAGCTCACCGTATTTGCCAACGTCTGCTGTACTCTCACAGAGTCACCTCAATAATTACAGCAGATAGAAGCAACTTATGTGCCAGTAAGTTTATTTGATAAAAAATGCCATAATATACTGATATTAAATGAAAAAACATATTAATGCCTTGCTAGAGCAGCCGTTGTATAAATATTACACCTGTGACTTTTCATGGAATGCATGGAGAACGGTCGCAGTGTTTTGACGTTGAGCGCTGTGGTCGATAGCAACGGTTCACGATCTGTTAGAGGCTGAGGAAACGGGAGATAATCAGTTGGTCTAGGAAGATCTGCACACTACTTGTCTCGCAGGAAGACTTCCAGGTGGTAGTAGCGGCAGATGTGCCGTGACATTTAAGTTGTAGACGAACAGTATTTACACATAGATTCAGTAGGTTGTGAACATACGATATTTTCGGAATCGGTCTATTCCGGGAGGAAGATTC carries:
- the lpxC gene encoding UDP-3-O-acyl-N-acetylglucosamine deacetylase produces the protein MRVQQTLANTVSCSGVGLHSGQPVTLTLRPAPADTGVVFVNRSGKGGASLAASVEHLVATELCTAISGNGFQVKTIEHILAALTGLDIDNVYVEVDAAEAPVMDGSAGPFVRLIRSAGIATQSQRQPYLKITRPLEVVDGNRRVRIEPSSTTKITYSIHYNHPLIQTQTYAYEHSVHAFEREIADARTFGFLQEVEALWARGLGKGGSLDNTIILSQDGILNESGLRFTNEFVRHKILDLIGDFSLLGVPFIGHVIAERSGHAIHTRLVQQILNHPDSWVLLNAEQPVAASEPRSAMAAPRFASLVALQAS